From Vitis vinifera cultivar Pinot Noir 40024 chromosome 5, ASM3070453v1, the proteins below share one genomic window:
- the LOC109121511 gene encoding ankyrin repeat-containing protein ITN1-like, which yields MVISIQPTVPLFQGNGYDSWSIKMRTLFISEDLWELVDKGYAEEEIPRDAMRDVRKNDAKALFFIQQAITDSIFPQISKATKSKEAWDTLQTKYQSTSLVAAQDGDGSQTDIPVMDDSVYKAAAKGDIEVLKKIPESQFHAQLTPKHNTILHIASEFGQTECVKWILTLPACSSLLQCPNLNGDTVLHLAAREGHLKVVEALLEPTLDIETGVGEDKEMLIGMTNKGKNTALHEAVRFNHSDVVESLIEKDPRFNYRANDSGTTPLYMAAERGLTGLVVLIIDKSSTSPSYHGLMGRTALHAAVLCNNEAMTNKILEWKPDLTKEVDKNGWSPLHYAAERGCDLKIVELLLSKSEKSVAYLRSKDGKKTALHIASFHHHTKIVEEILSHSPGCREQVDDKGNNIFHFAMMKKGDRYDDFKPSNYFDNKWLGSRGPVNGPGGFVNGPRGLVNEKNAQGNTPIHLLSLNQISDSWFVWNEKVDKKAYNNEDLTGYDIILRADISEKKENIQVAFEYVMTESRSSVTEKETKRRERKKERKEYISQLQKQGETHLIVSALITTVTFAAGFTLPGGYKEDDGQAILSKKAAFRAFVVTDTIAMVSSLCAVLLHFFMTMRQRGEYLEKHLLWAFSLTMVGMGAMAIAFATGSYAVLPHSSGLSFLTCIICSCFFLSIAVEYCLFWRGTISEFTIKIIHKILLASERKENADA from the exons ATGGTTATCTCAATCCAACCTACCGTCCCACTTTTTCAAGGAAATGGATATGATAGTTGGAGCATAAAGATGAGGACTCTTTTTATCTCCGAAGATCTGTGGGAGCTTGTGGATAAGGGTTATGCAGAAGAGGAAATTCCAAGAGATGCTATGAGAGATGTACGAAAGAATGATGCCAAGGCAttgttttttattcaacaaGCAATCACAGACagcatttttcctcaaatttcaaaGGCAACGAAGTCTAAGGAAGCATGGGACACTTtgcaaacaaaatatcaaagcaCAAGCCTG GTTGCAGCTCAAGATGGAGATGGCAGCCAAACTGACATCCCAGTCATGGATGACTCTGTGTATAAGGCAGCAGCGAAGGGCGACATTGAAGTTCTGAAGAAAATTCCAGAGTCCCAATTTCATGCCCAATTAACCCCAAAGCATAACACGATACTCCACATCGCAAGTGAATTCGGTCAAACAGAGTGTGTGAAATGGATCCTTACGTTGCCTGCATGTTCATCTCTACTGCAATGCCCTAATCTGAACGGGGACACTGTGCTTCACCTTGCAGCAAGGGAAGGGCATTTGAAGGTCGTGGAAGCTCTTCTAGAACCTACCCTAGATATTGAAACTGGAGTTGGAGAAGATAAGGAGATGTTGATCGGGATGACAAATAAGGGGAAAAACACAGCCTTGCATGAGGCAGTGCGATTTAACCATTCTGATGTGGTGGAGTCATTGATTGAGAAGGACCCCAGGTTTAACTATCGTGCTAATGATTCAGGTACGACTCCTCTTTACATGGCTGCGGAGAGAGGACTTACAGGCTTGGTGGTACTAATCATAGACAAAAGTAGTACTTCACCCTCTTACCATGGCTTAATGGGTAGAACGGCCTTGCACGCTGCTGTATTATGCAATAATGAAG CAATGACAAATAAGATACTTGAATGGAAGCCAGACCTCACCAAAGAAGTAGATAAGAATGGGTGGTCTCCACTTCACTATGCTGCAGAGAGAGGTTGTGATCTGAAAATAGTGGAGCTATTGCTAAGTAAGTCAGAAAAGAGTGTAGCCTACCTTAGGAGCAAAGATGGGAAGAAGACTGCCCTTCATATTGCATCTTTCCACCATCATACAAAAATAGTAGAGGAGATCCTATCTCACTCTCCTGGTTGTCGGGAGCAGGTCGATGACAAGGGCAATAATATTTTTCACTTTGCCATGATGAAAAAGGGTGACCGGTACGATGATTTTAAGCCTAGTAATTACTTCGACAATAAATGGTTAGGGTCAAGAGGACCTGTAAATGGGCCAGGAGGATTTGTAAATGGGCCAAGAGGACttgtaaatgagaaaaatgCTCAAGGAAACACACCCATCCATCTGCTCTCTCTTAATCAAATTTCAGATTCTTGGTTTGTATGGAATGAAAAAGTGGATAAGAAGGCGTACAACAATGAAGACTTGACAGGTTATGACATAATTTTGAGGGCGGACATTTCCGAGAAAAAG GAAAATATCCAAGTTGCCTTCGAGTATGTTATGACTGAAAGTCGTTCTTCGGTTACGGAGAAGGAAACTAAGAGAcgggagagaaagaaagaaaggaaagaatacATCTCTCAATTACAAAAACAAGGGGAAACCCATTTGATAGTTTCTGCGCTTATAACAACAGTAACTTTTGCTGCGGGTTTCACCTTGCCCGGTGGTTACAAAGAGGATGATGGCCAGGCAATTTTATCAAAGAAAGCAGCCTTCAGAGCATTTGTTGTGACGGATACCATAGCCATGGTATCTTCACTATGCGCCGTATTGCTTCACTTTTTTATGACCATGCGCCAACGTGGGGAGTACCTTGAAAAACACTTACTTTGGGCCTTTAGTTTGACCATGGTTGGGATGGGAGCAATGGCCATCGCTTTCGCAACCGGCTCGTACGCTGTTTTACCGCATTCCTCGGGCCTTTCATTTCTCACTTGCATCATCTGCTCTTGCTTTTTCCTCTCCATTGCAGttgaatattgtttattttggagAGGTACGATTTCGGAATTCACAATCAAAATAATCCACAAAATCCTCCTTGCTtctgaaagaaaagaaaatgcagaTGCGTAG